cgagctggatgaatgaagtgtaagaatgcatccggcgtgttgtgtgaccgtcgtaggccactgaagctcaagggaaaattttataggacggcaataaggccagcgatgttgtatggcacagaatgttgggcggtgaagcatcaacacgtacacaaaatgggtgtagcggagatgaggatgcttcgtgggatgtgtgggcacacgagaaaggataagattgggaatgaggatatccgaggtaaagtaggagtagccgaaattgtaggaaagatgagagaaaatcggctccggtgatttggacatgtgcaaagaaggccgaatgacactccggttcgaagatgtgactacgggacagaggttcagggccgaaggggtagaggaagacctaggaaaactttggaagagactctaagaaaagacttagagtacttggatctaacggaggacatgacacaaaaccgagcgcaatggcgttctaggattcatatagccgaccccacttagtgggaaaaggctttgttgttgttgttgttgtttgtgtgtAGATTTCATAATTCACGTGACGTGTTTTCGTATTGATTTGTTGGTTTTGTTTGTAAACATACACAAGTAGCAGCAATCTTTGCAAAAAAACAGTCATGTTACAAATCTATCGGGGTTCAAAGCAACGGAATGGCTCGTTGAGACCAGAAAGCATTTCGGGGCAGTCCCAAGTTTGCAATTCTTCCGAGTTGCTTCCGAGTCCCTTCATTCTCACTCGGTCTCTTTGGTCTTAAGTTGGCCCTTGAAGCGGTTGTCCTTGCGATTTGCCCCTGGTGACGCCGTATCAGCTTAACTTTTTTCTTTGCTGATTTTCTGGGATGCAAGCACTTCTGCATGTTCTCTGCTTTTACATCCTCCAACTTTACCAAGAGTGCTGCACCCAGCCAAAGTAGTTAAGATCAGAAGAATGCTGACATAACATTTCTAAGCTGCATGGAACGGTTTCATGTCAAatcatgaaagaagaaaaatctaCATATACCAGGAGGTTCGTGTTTACAGAACATTTGGGCAGTGATGAAATCCAACAGAACATTTGAGCGAAATAGCCATCTTGAGATTGCTTGGATCTGTTTACGGAATAGCCCTACTCCTTAGGGCCCAGCTTCATCTATCTTTGATTTCGTATCAAATGTTCGATAGCCAGGTACATATGTAGGTCCCTGGCTAACAAAGAGTAATAGCTCATAACCTGTGCAGTGTAGATTCATCAAGTAATGGGAAAAAAGTCTAGAAATGATACCAATAAGAACTTACTAACATTTCAATATCATCATTTCAGAAAGGCTGTGCAATATCCTATATCATACTAAACACATCGGAATGAGAACTATTACCGTGATGATAATATCGTAGATGCGAGTCCGCAGGAACTAAAACTGAATTTCTCTCCAACAGATCCCATTAGAGCAATTCTGCTACGTGTCTTCGTTCTTGGGCTTGCCAACAAGACAATTCTCTATAATTTCATTGCAAAGATCAAGAGTAATGTCCATGTTCCCTTCTTCATAGTTCATATCGACAAAAATGTTGTATGTTTCTCTATCTGCAACCACACCATGTCTCCTCATTTCTTCAAATAGTTCCCTTGCCTCCGCAAATTTCTTTCTCTTGAAAAAACCCTTAATAAGTGCACTGTAACAACTTGACGTGGGAATAAATCCCTTTCCTGCCATTTCTTTATGCAAAAACCATGCCTCTTTCATATTCCTTGCCTTACAATGCCCTTTTATCAAAATGTTATAGGTGTTGCTATCAGGAATCACCCCGCCAGCACACATGCTCCTATAAATTTCTGTCGTAGTACGCATATTATTTCTAATGCAGTACTGCTTCATGAGAGAATTGTAGGTTGCGGCATTAGGCACTATACCCTTCTCCAACATCCACTTGAGTAGCCTCTCAGCATCTACCACCATTCCTGACATACAAAATCCATTCATCAGCACATTGAATGTGACAACTGTAGGTTGAAGCCCTCTATCGAGCATCTCATGCAGGACCTTCTGAGCCTTACTCATATCTCTCATCTTACAATATGCATCCATCAAAGTGGTATAAGTAATAGTATCAGGACAGGGCCCAGCAGCCTCCATTTCTTCCACCAATTTTTCTGCCTCTGCTATGTTTCCCGACTTACAAAGGCCGTTAACAATTGAGTTGTAAGTGCAGACATTAAGTTGAAGGCCCTTCCTACACACCTCATGAAGAAGTTCGTTTGCTACATCTACCTCCCCTCTTTTACAAAGCCCATCAGCCAGTGCCGTATAAGTGACAACATTTGGGGTAAGCCCCATGCTAACCATCTGGTTGTGAAGAGAAAACGCCTCTATCATCTCACCTGCTTTGCAATAACCATCAATAAGTGCTGTATAAGTAACTTCATCTGGTTCTAATCCTCTGCTAACCATTTCATTGAAGAACTTATCTGCTTCTGTCATCTTCCCTATTTGACAAAATCCATGAATAATGGCAGTATATGTTATATAATCAGGGACAACTTTCCTACCCTGCATTTCGTCAAATAGCCTACTTGCAGCAGGAACATTCCCCGACTTACAGAATCCATCAATTAGAGTAGTGTAGACAACATTATCAGGAAGTATTCCCAAAACCATCATCTCCCTCAGTAACACTTCTGCTTCAGATAGTTTACCAGTCTTACACAGAAGGAGTATTATGCTGTTATAGGTATAGGAATTTTGCATCaatccttttattttcatttccttgATGAGCTTCAACACCTTCTGTAGTTCTCCAACATAACAATATCTGCTGATTAAAGTACTATAACTTACAACATCAGGTATACAACCCCTCAACTCCATTTGGAGGAGTAAATGGTGGGCTTCTTTTATTTTCCCTAATCGACAAAGACAATGAATGATAATATTGTATGATATGGTGTTCCAGTGAGCACCCACTTCAGGATATTCATTGAAAAACTTTATTGCCATCTCAATCCCATCAAAGGTGCTTGATAGCCGAGTAAGAAATAAATTACAGGAATCAACAGAGATAACCAACCCATAGCTCAACAATTTATCAAAAAGCTTTCTTGCTTCATTGAGCATCCCAGTTTCAACAAGGACCTGGAAGTAAACATCGAACACATGGGGATCTGAACCCCAATCCTTGTAAGTGTATATCAACCGATCAGAAAAGCGAGTGAATGAAACACTAACATCTAACTTGGGTTTTGCCCAAAAATTATGAATAAGCTCATGTGCTGTTCTAAGATCCTTTGATGCTGCAGCAATTTGTACAACGACACAATGGGCTTCTAATGATGGGTCCCTTCGTAAGCATGCCCAGTCAAACAAATCCAACACTAGTTTATAGTCATTCTTAATATTCATGAGGACCCAAATAAGATGGTCAGACCTGAAATGAGATTCATAAGGCTTCAGAATACTGCAAAAGGGCTCAGAGCAGCGAAGCTTAATTGTGGTGGAGATGCGATGTACAAGTTCGGCATCTTTGATGGACGGTTTCTTGGGGGAATAGTCAGGAAAAGGTCTTGTATGTGTTGCTCCTAAGGAAATTCCATGACTCAAACATCTCCTAAAGATGAATAGTGAAGAATTTACAGCAAGATTTAAGCAAAGATGATGATGGGAGATCTGAAAACTATAGACTGACAAGATGGCGCGCCTCTTCATACCTACTCAAGGAACCCATCAAGAACAATTTTTGGGACCCTTTTCTAGTAATGCAGCGGCTTTCCTCCATTTAGAAGAACCAAAGCAAAGAGGTTGCTTCATCACATCACCTGTATGGTaacaattaaacacaaacactaAACATATAAAAACTCTCGTAAAACAAAATATAGCGCCTATACATCAAAGCATACATATCATAACCAACTTTTGTTCGTTCGACAAACATCATTTACAAACAGAGAATTTCATTAAAATGCAGAGAGTAGCACACTTGCATTGCATGGCAATACTTGAACAATGAACAAATTCTGATTGCAAAACCAATGAAACCATTCAAGTTGCTATCATCTACATTGATTCCGAAACCAATAAAACgttcaaaaatttcatcaaattgaCATTCACAATCACACCCACACTCCGTCACtaactaaaacaaattaaaagtggTTCACGCATTCTATCAAACACTTGGTGAGCAATCAATAAAAAGCACtcaaaactgaaaaataaagaaacaagGTGGCAAAAGGGgcaagcttttgaagctgggaTGCATGAGAGGTGTTACCTTAGACGTGCGTCGACTGTGAAAAGCTCGAAAGCTTTCAACTTCCCAGAAACTTGTTTTCAGAAGGATGGCTGTTGCCTGTAAATATCTCGAGTTTCATTCGGCCTCCACTTTCCTCCGGCAGGTATTTAATTTTAGTGAGAGAAACAATACGGGAAAAAGATATTTAACTGGGCCCTATATGTTTGGGCCAAGTTATGGACATCAAATAACTTGGGCCGGGCTCAAAATGATAAATGAGTTTATACAACATATTATAGTGTGTTTTAACTTAAACGAGAGAAATTTGCATGCAATTAGAACACATAGGTAGTCGATCTCAAGCTTATCATCCCCGCAAATGACACTACTAGCATTAGAGTTGACTGTATTCTTCTCCACTTATAAATAGAAGGTCTTCAGTTCGGCTCACTTGAATACGAATTCAATAcagggctcgtttggatgtgctacTCTATAAAGCGCTTTTACTCACTAGCGCTTTTTGTTTGTAGCACTTTTCAATAGCGCTTCTATGAGGAAGTAGTTTGTTGTTTGGCATGCAACCAACTAAGCGTTTTTGTATTGGATAGAAGCGTTTTTGATATTAAATAGAGTGTTTGGTTGTCAAATGAAAAAGCGCTTTCATTAATAATTCTCAATA
The nucleotide sequence above comes from Malus sylvestris chromosome 16, drMalSylv7.2, whole genome shotgun sequence. Encoded proteins:
- the LOC126606690 gene encoding pentatricopeptide repeat-containing protein At1g05670, mitochondrial-like → MKRRAILSVYSFQISHHHLCLNLAVNSSLFIFRRCLSHGISLGATHTRPFPDYSPKKPSIKDAELVHRISTTIKLRCSEPFCSILKPYESHFRSDHLIWVLMNIKNDYKLVLDLFDWACLRRDPSLEAHCVVVQIAAASKDLRTAHELIHNFWAKPKLDVSVSFTRFSDRLIYTYKDWGSDPHVFDVYFQVLVETGMLNEARKLFDKLLSYGLVISVDSCNLFLTRLSSTFDGIEMAIKFFNEYPEVGAHWNTISYNIIIHCLCRLGKIKEAHHLLLQMELRGCIPDVVSYSTLISRYCYVGELQKVLKLIKEMKIKGLMQNSYTYNSIILLLCKTGKLSEAEVLLREMMVLGILPDNVVYTTLIDGFCKSGNVPAASRLFDEMQGRKVVPDYITYTAIIHGFCQIGKMTEADKFFNEMVSRGLEPDEVTYTALIDGYCKAGEMIEAFSLHNQMVSMGLTPNVVTYTALADGLCKRGEVDVANELLHEVCRKGLQLNVCTYNSIVNGLCKSGNIAEAEKLVEEMEAAGPCPDTITYTTLMDAYCKMRDMSKAQKVLHEMLDRGLQPTVVTFNVLMNGFCMSGMVVDAERLLKWMLEKGIVPNAATYNSLMKQYCIRNNMRTTTEIYRSMCAGGVIPDSNTYNILIKGHCKARNMKEAWFLHKEMAGKGFIPTSSCYSALIKGFFKRKKFAEARELFEEMRRHGVVADRETYNIFVDMNYEEGNMDITLDLCNEIIENCLVGKPKNEDT